DNA from Aliarcobacter skirrowii CCUG 10374:
TGCTATTTGTTTTAAAGTCATATTATCTCTCCATAGCAACTATTCCACTTCTTACAACTTCAAGTGGATTAAACTTTTCCATTACTTTAATAAAATTAATAATTCTATCACTTGAATCTGTTGCAGAAACTATAATTGCTTCATCTGTAACATTTTGAATAGATCCATGATAAGCACGTGCTATTACATCTATATCTGATAAGTTATTATCAATTGAGAACTTCATTAAAACTGTATCTTTTTCAATAACATTTCTATGCTCATTTACCTTTAATACTGGAATCAATTTGTTTAATTGCTTAACAATTTGATCAATTACCCTTTTATCTCCAGTTGTAACTATTGTCATTC
Protein-coding regions in this window:
- the ilvN gene encoding acetolactate synthase small subunit, translating into MSNFNNYYNSETIRQVISVVVLNEHNVLSRIVGLFSARGYNIDSLTVAPMAESQYSRMTIVTTGDKRVIDQIVKQLNKLIPVLKVNEHRNVIEKDTVLMKFSIDNNLSDIDVIARAYHGSIQNVTDEAIIVSATDSSDRIINFIKVMEKFNPLEVVRSGIVAMER